The following coding sequences lie in one Chionomys nivalis chromosome 8, mChiNiv1.1, whole genome shotgun sequence genomic window:
- the Sct gene encoding secretin isoform X2 produces MEHLLPRPPPLLLLLLLLAGSTALPALPRISRHSDGTFTSELSRLQDSARLQRLLQGLVGKRSEQDAENIPENSMTGSKPSEDQLCLLWSNTQALQDSPISLHRLLLRLSLDGSRSLWLPPGPKPAVEVSEWTEATRRPR; encoded by the exons ATGGAGCATCTACTGCCCAGGCCTCCGccgttgctgttgctgctgctgctgctcgcTGGTTCCACTGCGCTCCCGGCGCTCCCCAG GATCTCAAGACATTCAGACGGGACGTTCACTAGCGAGCTCAGCCGCCTGCAGGACAGCGCCAGGCTGCAGCGCCTGCTGCAGGGTCTGGTGGGGAAGCGCAG TGAGCAGGACGCAGAAAATATCCCAGAGAACAGCATGACCGGGTCCAAGCCCTCAGAGGACCAGCTCTGCTTGCTGTGGTCGAACACTCAGGCCCTACAGGACT CACCTATCTCCCTCCACAGGCTCCTCCTTAGGCTTTCCCTGGATGGGTCCCGGTCTCTGTGGCTGCCTCCTGGACCAAAGCCAGCTGTCGAAGTTTCAGAGTGGACTGAAGCAACCAGGCGGCCCcgatga
- the Drd4 gene encoding D(4) dopamine receptor produces MGNNNTDDDGGLLAGRGSEPLGPGAGLGGAGVAALVGGVLLIGLVLAGNSLVCVSVASERTLQTPTNYFIVSLAAADLLLAILVLPLFVYSEVQGGVWLLSPRLCDTLMAMDVMLCTASIFNLCAISVDRFVAVTVPLSYNRQGQRQQLLIAATWLLSAAVAAPVLCGLNDVPGRDPAVCRLEDRDYVVYSSVCSFFLPCPLMLLLYWATFRGLRRWEAARHTKLHSRAPRRPSGPGPPVSDSAQGPLFPQCLPPSPSLLQSPSGSSQPEPDLSQRPCGPECPLPDAMLQQPPALPSCRRGAKITGRERKAMRVLPVVVGAFLMCWTPFFVVHITRALCPACFVPPSLVSAVTWLGYVNSALNPIIYTIFNAEFRSVFRKSLRLRC; encoded by the exons ATGGGGAACAACAACACGGACGACGACGGTGGGCTGTTGGCCGGGCGTGGGTCAGAACCCCTGGGACCGGGCGCCGGGCTTGGGGGCGCGGGTGTGGCGGCGCTGGTTGGGGGCGTGCTGCTCATCGGCTTGGTGTTGGCGGGGAACTCGCTCGTGTGCGTGAGCGTGGCCTCCGAGCGCACCCTGCAGACACCCACCAACTACTTCATCGTGAGCCTGGCGGCCGCCGACCTCCTTCTTGCAATACTTGTGCTACCACTCTTTGTCTACTCCGAG GTTCAGGGTGGCGTGTGGCTGCTGAGTCCCCGCCTCTGTGACACCCTCATGGCCATGGATGTCATGCTATGCACTGCTTCCATTTTCAACCTGTGCGCCATCAGCGTGGACAG GTTCGTGGCCGTGACGGTGCCGCTAAGCTACAACCGTCAGGGTCAGCGCCAGCAGCTGCTCATCGCCGCCACATGGCTGCTATCTGCCGCGGTGGCTGCGCCGGTGCTGTGCGGCCTCAACGACGTGCCTGGCCGCGATCCAGCCGTGTGCCGTCTAGAGGACCGCGACTACGTGGTCTACTCGTCCGTTTGCTCCTTCTTCCTGCCCTGTCCACTCATGCTGCTGCTTTACTGGGCTACTTTTCGCGGCCTGCGGCGCTGGGAGGCAGCCCGGCATACCAAGCTGCACAGCCGCGCGCCGCGCAGACCCAGCGGCCCCGGCCCGCCCGTGTCGGACAGTGCTCAGGGCCCCCTTTTTCCACAATGTCTGCCCCCTTCACCCAGCCTCCTGCAAAGCCCCAGCGGCTCCAGCCAGCCTGAGCCAGATCTCTCTCAGAGACCCTGCGGCCCTGAGTGTCCGCTCCCGGATGCAATGCTCCAGCAACCGCCGGCACTGCCTTCCTGCAGGAGGGGCGCCAAGATCACAGGAAGGGAGCGCAAGGCAATGAGAGTCTTGCCGGTGGTCGTCG GGGCCTTCCTGATGTGTTGGACGCCTTTCTTCGTGGTGCACATCACGCGGGCGCTGTGTCCAGCTTGTTTCGTGCCCCCTAGCCTGGTCAGTGCCGTCACCTGGCTGGGCTATGTCAACAGTGCCCTCAACCCTATCATCTACACCATCTTCAACGCCGAGTTCCGCAGCGTCTTCCGCAAGTCTCTCCGTCTCCGCTGCTGA
- the Sct gene encoding secretin isoform X1, with translation MEHLLPRPPPLLLLLLLLAGSTALPALPRISRHSDGTFTSELSRLQDSARLQRLLQGLVGKRSEQDAENIPENSMTGSKPSEDQLCLLWSNTQALQDWLLLRLSLDGSRSLWLPPGPKPAVEVSEWTEATRRPR, from the exons ATGGAGCATCTACTGCCCAGGCCTCCGccgttgctgttgctgctgctgctgctcgcTGGTTCCACTGCGCTCCCGGCGCTCCCCAG GATCTCAAGACATTCAGACGGGACGTTCACTAGCGAGCTCAGCCGCCTGCAGGACAGCGCCAGGCTGCAGCGCCTGCTGCAGGGTCTGGTGGGGAAGCGCAG TGAGCAGGACGCAGAAAATATCCCAGAGAACAGCATGACCGGGTCCAAGCCCTCAGAGGACCAGCTCTGCTTGCTGTGGTCGAACACTCAGGCCCTACAGGACTG GCTCCTCCTTAGGCTTTCCCTGGATGGGTCCCGGTCTCTGTGGCTGCCTCCTGGACCAAAGCCAGCTGTCGAAGTTTCAGAGTGGACTGAAGCAACCAGGCGGCCCcgatga